GTCGCCATCTCAACCCCGCCATCTCCGGCCGTCGCATTGCCGGTGTCGATGCCGACCCCGTCGGCGACTCCTACTCCACGGCGATCAATCAATCCGTTCCTCAACGCGGACCCGGGGCAGCGCTCCCGTCGTCTGGCGCGGGCGCTGGTGTCTGACCTGGTCGCCTACCATCCGCAGAAGCGCGAAGAAGGGCTCCGCGACGGAACGCTGCGTCAGCTCTTTCGCGAAGACATCAAGAAGAGCTACGAGGAGTATGTCGAGCAAGTCGGACGGGAAACGGCCGAAAACTCGCCGCACTTCCAGGAAGCCCTCAACGAGATCCTCGGGTCAGGGCGAAAGCTCTTCTGACATCGGCGCATTCGAGGGACCCGCTGGATGCCAGCGGGTGTCTCGGGTAGCTTCCAAGTACATCGAGCGATGACCATTTCTCGGGCCGCTCTCCAGCGCGGAGAGCGGCTCGCGTTTTTCGTGGAGGCGGGCATGCAGGACGGCGAACGACTGAAAGTGCTGACCGGAGCCGACGAACGGCTTGCGGACATGCGGAGGTATCTTTGACATCGAATCCAAGCGCGCCACACTGAGTTCGTACGAGAACGAGATGTCCGAGAGTGCCTTCTGGAACGACCAGGAGCACGCGCGTGACATCGTGCAGCAGGTCAAGTCGTTCAAGGGATGGATCGAGCCGTTCGACAGTCTCACTGCCCGCGTGGCGTCGGCGCGCGAACTCGATGAATTGCTGGCGATGGAGCCGGACGCCGCCATGGGCAAGGACCTGGATGCCGAGGTGGAACGCATCGCCGAGGAGCTCGACGCGTTCGAGTTGAAGTCCTTGTTGCGCGGGAAAGACGATTTCCGGGACGCGCAAATCGAAATCTCGGCTGGCGCTGGTGGCACCGAGGCGCAGGACTGGGCCGAGATGCTCGAGCGCATGTATATCCGATGGGCCGAACGGAAGGGCTTCGAACTGGAATTGCTTGATCGCAGCGAAGGTGAGGAGGCGGGGATCAAGGGCTCCGTCATCGAAATCAAGGGCCAGTTCGCCTACGGGTTTCTTCGACCCGAATCGGGCGTCCATCGGCTCGTGCGTATTTCGCCGTACGATTCCCAGGCGCGGCGGCACACCAGCTTCGCTTCGGTGTTCGTATATCCCGTCGTGAACGAAGAGATCAACATCGAGATTCGCGACGAGGATCTCAAGATTGATGTGTATCGGGCGTCGGGGGCGGGCGGACAGCACGTCAACAAGACGTCGTCGGCCGTGCGCATCACGCATTTGCCGTCGGGAATCATCACGGCGTCACAGGCGCAACGCTCGCAGTTCAAGAACAAGGAAACGGCCATGAAGCAGCTCAAGAACCGGCTGTATCAGGTCGAGGTGGAGAAGCAGTTGGCCGTCAAGGCGGCGTTCGACGCGAACAAGCAGGACGTGTCGTTTGGCAGCCAGATTCGCAGCTACGTCTTTCAGCCCTATACGATGGTCAACGACCACCGCACCGAACTGAAGATTCCCGACGTCCAGAAGGTCATGGACGGCGACATCGACCCGTTCATTCAGGCGTATCTCAAGGCGGAAGGTGAAGACAGCGTCGAGCGTCCGCTATGAGCGACGACCTGAATTTTCTGATGCAGGCGCGCCGCGACAAACTGAACCGGTTGCGTGCGGCGGGCGTCGAGCCGTTTGCCTATGCCTACGATCGCACGCACACCTCGCGTGAGGCGATTGCAGTGCTGGGAGACGGCGACGAGGGTCCCTCGGTGCGGGTGGCCGGACGCCTGGTGTCATGGCGGAGTCAGGGCAGGACCGCGTTCGCGCACGTGGCCGACATGGACGGTCGGGTCCAGCTGTACCTGCGCCGGGATGATCTGGGCGATGCTGCGTTCGCGCAGCTGGGCGACTACGACCTGGGCGATTGGGTCGGTGCGCAGGGCACCATGATGCGCACCAAGACCGGCGAGGCCACGGTGCGCGTACAGACAGTTGAATTGCTCTCGAAAGCCTTGCGTCCGCTGCCGCTGGGGAAGGAGCAGGTGGTGGACGGGCAGGTCGTGCGCTATTCCGCCTTTGCGGACACCGAGCAGCGGGCGCGGCAACGCTATGCCGACCTGGCGGTGCATCCCGAAGTGCGCGCGCTGTTTCGTGCGCGATCGGTGCTCACCCGCACCATCCGCACGCATCTCGACGCCCTGGGGTATCTCGAGGTGGAGACGCCGGTGCTGCAGCCGCTGTACGGCGGTGCGTCAGCGCGACCGTTCATCACGCATCATAATACGCTGGACATGCCGCTGTACCTGCGGATCGCCGATGAGCTGTATCTCAAGCGGCTGATCGTCGGCGGTTTCGAGCGGGTGTATGAAATCGGTCACGACTTCCGGAATGAGGGCATTGATCGGACGCACAATCCGGAATTCACGATGCTGGAGTTCTACGAAGCGTTCGCCGATTACACGACGATGATGGACCGTGTGGAGACCATCATGGCCGCGGCCGCGTCGGCCTTGCGCGCGTTACCGGTCATCGGCGAGCACGTCCCGGTCCTGACGCCGCCGTTTCCGCGGATGGACTGGTCGGGCTCGTTGTCATCCGCTGCGGGTGCCGATGTGATGTCGGTCGACGACGCGACGTTGCGTCAGATGGCCGAACGCGTGGGAGTTCCCAAGGTGGCGTCACTCAGTCGCCCCAAGGTGCTGGATGAGATGTTCCAGGCGTTGGTGGAATCCCGGATCGACACCCCCACGTTCGTGGTGGACTATCCGATCGAACTCTCGCCGCTGGCCAAGCCCAAGCGCGGCAAGCCCGGGTTGACCGAGCGGTTCGAGCTGTTCGCGCGCGGACGGGAATTGGCGAACGCCTTTTCGGAATTGAACGATCCAATCGATCAACGCGAGCGCTTCGAGGCGCAGGCGCGATTGCGTGAGGCCGGCGACGACGAAGCTTCGGGCGTGGACGAGGACTACCTGCGGGCGATGGAGTACGGCATGCCGCCCACGGGCGGCGTCGGCATCGGCATCGATCGTCTGTTCATGTATCTCACGGACACGGCCAATATTCGCGATGTGATTCTGTTCCCGACCATGCGGCCGGAATAGGGCCACGCATGCGCGGTCTCGAGCTCTCCATTGCCTGGCGCTACCTGCGCAGCCGTCGCGGTTCGCGCCTGCTGTCGCTGATCAGCGTCATCGCCATTGGCGGCGTGCTGGTGGGCGTGAGCGCGCTGATCGTGATCATGGGCGTGATGAACGGATTGCAGCGGGATCTCCGCGACAAGATTCTGGTGGGGAGTCCCGATTTGCGGGTGTTGCCCTACGGATCGGACATGCGACTGACCGGCTGGCCGACGGTGCGCGATGAGGTTCGCGCGGTGAAGGGCGTGATGGCCGCGGCGCCGTTCGTGACGACGCAGGGGATGGTGCGCAATCTGGGCGGCACGTATCGCACGGGGGCGCAGGTGGTTGGCATCGAGCCGGTCGGCGTGAACACACTCGATGTCACATCCATTCGATCGCACGCCATTCTTGGCGATTTCCGGTTTCGACGGGACAGCGTCTCGCTGCCTGGCGCGGTCCTCGGCAAGTTGCTGGCCGCCAAGCTGAGCGCGTTTCCGGGTGACACCATCGTGCTGTTGGGTGAAGGCACGGCGGAAATGAATGCTGCCACGGGCGCCATTATTCCCAAGTTCGACAGCGTGGTCGTGTCGGGAATCTTCGAGACTGGCATGTACGAATACGACGATGCCTACATCTACCTCGATCTGCGGACCGCACAACGGTTCGCGGCGTTGGGCGAGGATGTGACCGGTATCGAAGTGCGCACGCGTGATCGCGACGAGGCCTCGGCGATTGCGGACACCATTCGGGCGACCCTCAAGTCGCCGGTGCGCGCCATGGACTGGCAGGAACAGAACAGTCAGCTGTTCAAGGCCCTCAAGCTCGAGAAGCTGGGCATGAGCGTCATTCTGTTGCTGATCGTGATCGTCGCCGCGTTCAACATCGTGAGCACGCTCACGATGGTGGTGCGCGACAAGACGCGGGAGATCGGCATTCTGCGCGCCATGGGCATGCCGGCGCGTTCGATCCGGCGCATTTTCCTGCTGCAGGGGGTAGTGGTGGGTGCGGTCGGGACGGCCGGTGGCCTGTTGCTCGGACTCGCCGTTTCCGTCATGCTCGAGCGCTACCAGCTGATCGCGCTGGATCCGTCGGTGTACTTCATCGATCACCTGCCGGTCTACACGCAGTTCTGGGATGTCGTGATGATCGTGGGTGCCAGTCTGGCGATTGCCGCCGTGGCGACGATGTATCCGGCCTCGCAGGCCGCGAAGCTGTATCCGGTGGAGGCCATTCGGCATGAGTGATCAGCCGGTCGTGGTCCGCGCCGAGGGATTGGTGAAAGAATTCCGAGGCGGTGATGGTGGCATCATCCGGGTCCTCGACGATGTGTCGTTGACGGTGCAGCGTGGCGAGATGGTGGCCATCATGGGGTACAGCGGCGCCGGTAAGAGCACGCTGCTCCACGTATTGGGCGCCCTTGAGCGTCCTTCGGCCGGCACCATCGAGCTGGGAGGGCACCCGATCGCGGCGATGGATGATGACGCCCTGGCGGCGCTCAGGAACCGCACGGTCGGATTTGTGTTTCAGTTTCATCACCTGTTGCGGGAGTTCTCGGCGCTCGAGAACGTCATGATGCCGTTACGAATTGCCGGAACCGACGAACGGGTCGCCACAGCGCGTGCGGCGGCGCTGTTGGATCGGGTCGGGTTGTCGGCACGGCAGCACCATCGGCCGTCGGAGATGTCCGGCGGTGAGCAGCAGCGGACGGCGGTGGCGCGCGCGCTGGCGGCCGAACCGGCACTGTTGCTGGCCGATGAACCCAGTGGCAATCTCGATCATCATAACGCGGAGCGCTGCACGACTTGTTCTCGGAGTTGGCGCGTGATCTCTCACTCGGGCTGATCGACGTGACGCACAATCCGCTCGCCCGCGCGTGCCGATCGAACGTTATTGTTGGAGGGGGGCAGTTTGGCAGTCACCGATGGACGTAGGACGGAGGCCTGATGCTCTGCGACCACTGCCAGGAGCGCGACGCAGTCGTCCATGTGACGCGGGTCGTGGAAAACGCCGTCAACCAGTTGCACCTCTGTGAGAAGTGTGCGGCGGACAAGGGCGTGGAGACCACGGTCGCGGTGACACAACATCCGCTGGGAGACATCCTGCAGGCGGTGCAGGCGCAGGAATCGGCCGCATCGGACGATGCGGCGGCGTGCGCATTCTGTGGAGCCACGGCGCGCGATTTCCGCGCCACGGGACGGCTGGGCTGCCCGCATTGCTACGACGCCATGGAGCGCAGCTTGCGGGAATTGTTGCGGCGCCTGCATGGCAGTTCGAAACATGTCGGTCGGCAATACGACACGCCGGCCGCGCATGTCCTGCAAAAGCCCGATTCCGTGCATGACCTTCGCGATCGACTGCGTCGAGCCGTGGAAACCGAACATTTCGAACTGGCTGCCGAACTGCGCGACCGCTTGCGGGTGCTGGAATGAGGACGATCGCATGAACACCCCGCGTTCGGGCCTCGACCTGTCGCTGCTGCCCGATGGCGGCGTGCGCTGGCTCGATGCGTCCGGTCCTCACGCCGATATCGTGATCTCAACCCGCATGCGTCTGGCCCGCAATGTGTCGGGCTACGCGTTCACCGGTCGCGCCAGGGAGGGCGAGCGGCTGCGCATGCTGGCGCAGGTGCGAGATGCCCTCGGGGCCGTTCCGTCATTGACTCGCAGTGTGCTGGTGCGTCTGGACGAACTGGCGGCGCAGGACCGGCAGCTCCTGCACGAGCGACATCTGGTCAGCAAGGAGTTGGCGGGGCTCGATCAGCAGCATCCGCTGCGCAGCGGTGCGGCGGTATTCCTCGGCGAGGCGGTGGGTCTGCTGGTCAACGAGGAGGACCATCTCCGCCTGCAGGCCCTGCGCTCCGGATTCGCGGTCTCGCAGGCCTTTGAGGCGGCGCAACAGCTCGATCGGGAGCTTGGGGCGCACGTGCCGTACGCGTTTCATCGGGAGTTCGGCTTCCTCACGGCCTGCCCGACGAACGTGGGTACGGGGCTCCGGGCATCGGTGCTGATCCATCTGCCGGGGCTGGTGCTCACCAAGGAGATCGGCAAAGTGCTGGCCGGGCTGCAACAGATGGGGCTTACCTATCGCGGGCTGTACGGTGAGGGCAGCGAGGTCGTGGGCAATTTCTTCCAGCTGTCGAATCAGACCACGCTGGGGCGTTCCGAAGAGGAGTTGCAGGAGCTGCTGGTGCGTGTGGTACGCCACGTCATAGCGCGCGAAGAGGAAGCGCGCCGTGTACTGGTCCGCGACGCTGGCTATATTATCGAGGACAAATTGTGGCGCGCCTACGGGACGCTGCGGTACGCCCGCAGCCTCACGTTCGACGAAGCCATGAACTACCTGAGCGGTGTTCGACTGGCGGTCGGCCTGAAACTGATCTCCGGTCTCAGTGTATACACCCTCAACAAGCTCCTGATTTTTGCCCAATCAGCGCACCTGTCCCATATCGAGGGGAAGGCGCTGAACGAGGCTGAGGCGAATTTGGCGCGTGCCCGGTACGTGCGGCAGGCGTTGGTGAGCGAAGGGGGCGGCGTCGAATGACCCGCTCTGACTAGGGCCCAGAGGGGACGATGAACGGCTACAACTTCACCGAGCGGGTGCGAAAAGTTCTGGCGATGGCCCGCGAGGAAGCGGCGCGGCTCCACCACGAATACGTGGGAACGGAGCATATCCTGCTGGGACTGATTCGGGAGGGCGAGGGGGTCGCGGCAGCGGTGCTGCAGAACCTCAACGTCGACCTCGACGATGTCACCCAGAAAATCGAGGAGACGGTCAAGAAGGGGAAGGCGGCGCAAGCCACCGGCCCGGATCTGCCGTATACCTCGCGGGCGAAGAAGGTCCTGGAGCTGGCAATGGCCGAAGCGCGGGATCTGAGCCACAGCTATGTCGGCACGGAGCACCTGCTGCTTGGCCTGCTGCGCGAGGAAAAAGGCATTGCCGCGCAGGTCCTGACCGACGCGGGTGTGAATCTCGAAGCCGCCCGCGCGGAGACGCTGCGGCTGCTGGGCACCGACGTACCGCAAACCGGTGCGTCCGCCGCGCCCGAAAAGTCGGGCGCCGTTCCGCCGTCGGCTGCTCCTGCCAAGGGCGAGAAGAAGTCCAAGACGCCGGCGCTCGATCATTTCTGTCGGGACCTCACCCAATTGGCCGCCGAAGGGCAGCTCGATCCAACGATCGGCCGGGCCAAGGAGATCGAACGGGTGATGGAGGTCCTGACGCGCCGCAAGAAGAACAACCCCGTGTTGATCGGCGAGCCCGGTGTCGGCAAGACGGCGATTGTCGAGGGGCTGGCGCAACTCATCGCGAATGGCGACTGCCCGGACTCCTTGCGCGAGCATCGCGTGCTGTCGTTGGATATGGCGGCCGTCATTGCCGGCACGAAGTACCGTGGGCAGTTCGAAGAGCGGCTCAAGGCCGTGATGAACGAGATCGCCCAGAACAAGCAGGTCATCCTGTTCATCGACGAACTGCACACGCTGGTCGGTGCCGGTGCCGCCGAAGGCGCGATTGACGCCAGCAACATGCTCAAGCCGGCGCTCGCGCGCGGCGAATTGCAGTGTGTCGGCGCCTCGACGCTCAACGAGTATCGCAAGTACATCGAGAAAGACGGTGCTCTTGAGCGTCGATTCCAGACGGTCGTGGTCGATCCGCCATCGATCGACGAGACCGTGCAGATTCTACAGGGGCTGCGCAAGAAATACGAGGATCATCATCGGGTGAACATTCCCGATGAGACGTTGCTGGCGGCCGCCAAGCTCTCGGAGCGCTACATCACCGACCGGTTCCTGCCCGACAAGGCGATTGATGTGATCGACGAGGCGGGTGCGCGGGCGCGGCTCGCGGCGCAGGTACCGCCGCTGGAAGTCGCCGCGCTCAAGGAGCAGCTGGAAGGGATCAACGCCGAGAAGGAAGCGGCGGTGCGCGATCAGAATTTCGAGCGGGCCGCCTCGCTGCGCGACAGTGAGCGCGAAGTGCAGGCGGAGATCCGGCGCACGCAGGAAGAGTGGGAGCAGCGCCGGCAATCGCATCGGCCGACGTTGGGTGAGGAGGAGATCGCCTTCATCGTCAGTCGCTGGACCGGTATTCCCGTGACGCGACTCCAAGAGGCGGAAACGTCACGCCTGCTGCGCATGGAAGATGAGTTGCATCGGTCGGTGGTGGGCCAGGACGAGGCCATCAAGGCGTTGTCGCGGTCCATTCGGCGCAGTCGTGCGGGACTCAAGGATCCGCGACGTCCCATCGGGTCGTTCATCTTCTCCGGACCGACCGGCGTCGGCAAGACGGAACTGGCGCGATCGTTGGCCAAGTTCCTGTTTGCCGATGCGTCCGCCCTCATCCGCGTCGATATGAGCGAGTACATGGAAAAGTTCTCGGTGTCGCGCTTGATCGGCGCGCCGCCGGGCTACGTCGGGTACGAAGATTCGGGTTCGTTGACCAAGGCCGTCCGTCGCAAGCCGTATAGCGTCGTGCTGCTCGATGAAATCGAGAAGGCCCATCCGGACGTCTTCAACATCCTGTTGCAGGTGCTCGACGAGGGCCACTTGACCGACAACTACGGTCGCGTCATCGACTTCAAGAATACCGTCGTGATCATGACGTCGAACGTGGGCGCGAAGGACATCACGAAAGGCAAGTCGCTCGGATTTGCCGGGTCTGACTCGCGCGGAGATTTTGAACGCATCTCCGAGAAAGTGAAGGAGGAGATGGGGCGGGTGTTCAACCCCGAGTTCCTCAATCGACTCGACGACGTGATTGTGTTTCATCCGCTCGGGAAGGAGCACATCGCGCAGATCGTGTCGATCGTCTTTGCCGAGGTGCAGAAACGACTGGCGGACGAAGAACTGACGATTCGCCTGACCGACGCGACGACGGCGTTTCTGGTCGATCACGGTCACGATGAGCACTTCGGGGCCCGGCCACTCAAGCGGGCGATCCAGCGATACATCGAGGACCCGCTGTCCGAGAAGATCCTGACCGCTGAGTTCGCGAAGGGCGACGAGATCGAGGTGGACGTCTCGTCGACCGAGAAGGACAAGCTGGAGTTTCGCGTGTTGTCGCCAACCCCTCAGGCGTGACGCTCCTGACCGAAGGCGGCCGGACCCGTACAGGTCCGGCCGCTCGGCCTTTCGGTATATATTCCCAAGCTATGCAGAATCGCGATTTTTGGAGGGCGGCGAGCTCAGCCGTCTGTGCCGCCGTGGCCGCTGTCCTGGCCATGGCGGTCCTGTCGCGCCCCGTCTCCGCGCAGGACGTCATCGGCCGCTGTACGACGCCCGACTCCATCGCGATCCGCGGGAACAGCCGAATTGCCGACCAAAAAATCCGTACCGAAGCCGGTCTGTCGGTTGGAAGCGATTTGAACTTCCCCACCATTCAACGGGCCATCAAGGCGCTCTACGCGTTGAATGAGTTCGACGACGTTGAAGTTCGCTGTGACCTGGAGTCGGTGCCTGGCAAGTCCTTGGTGGTTGTTTCCGTCACGGAGCGCCTGCTGCTGGGCGACCTGAAAGTGTCGGGCCCGAAGAACGTGTCGGAGCGCTCGGTGCGCGAAAAGGTCGACCTGCTCATCGGGCGTCCGATCGATCCGCTGCAGGTTGCGCGCGCGCGCGCGCGTATCGACTCGCTGTATGAGGCCGCCGGCTATTATCTCGCCCGCGTGTCCATCGACTCGACCGTGATGGGTGACGGGCGCATCGCGATCGCCTATCGCATTGATGAAGGGCGTCGTCTGGCGATTTCCGGCATCGATGTGCTCGGGAATGCGCGCGTCAGAGACGGCACCATTGTCGGGGCCATGAAAACGCGTCCGGAAGGGTTCTGGTGGTTTCGCAAAGGCGAGTACAACGACGACAAGTACGTTGGCGACCTTGGCGAGCGCATTCCCGCATTGTATTCCCGATTGGGCTATGTGGACATGCGCATCACGAAGGACACGTTGGTGGTCGATCGTGACCGCGGCAAGGGCCTCGTGGAGATCACCGTCGACGAAGGGCCGCGGTATCGCATCGGCAGCTTCGAGATCGCGGGCAACCGGCGATTCTCGACCGAGGAGCTCAAACGGCTCTATCCGTTCGAGGGAAACGATCCCACGCTGACGCAGCGCGTGAAGGGATTGATCAAGCGTGAGGCCGCCGCGCCGGAAGGTATCTTCGACCAGAAGAAGTGGGATGATGCGGTCGAGAAAGTGAACACCGAGTATCGCAATTACGGGTATCTGTACGCGCGCATCAACCCGGTGGTGGAGCGGCGCATGGGCGCCGATTCCGTGCCTGAGGTCAACCTGCGCTGGGAGATCGACGAGAAGAATCCCGCCATCGTCAATCGCATCGAGATCGTCGGCAATGACTACACGGTCGATGACTGCATCCGCCGGCAGATCAACTTGGTGCCCGGCGGCGTATTCAATCAGCAGGTGCTGGTCCGCAGCTACCAGAGCATCTCCAACCTGAATTTCTTCGAAGCGCCGATGGCGTTTCCGGACTATCGCCCGATCAATGATCAGGGCGATGTCGACATCATCTTTCGGGTCAAGGAAAAGCGTACCGGCAGCATCAACTTCGGCGCGTCCATGGGACAGGGCGGCGTGGGATTTGGTGGATTCATCGGCGTGGAGCAACCCAATCTGTTTGGTCTGTGCAAGAAGGGGCAGCTCAACTGGCAGTATGGGCGATACTACAACGATTTCACGGCGACCTATTCCGACCCGGCACTGCGCGGCTCTCGCGTATCCGGCGCATTGAGCGCCTATCGCACGCAATCGCGCTTCATCGTCGGCAATCTGGGGCAGAACATCCGCACGGGCAGTCAGCTGCGATTCGGCTTGCCGGTGCCGTGGTCGCTCTTCTCCACGTTCGCGGTGTCCTACAACGGCGAGTCGGCCACGTTCACGTCGGGCACCGTCCAAAACGGTTGCACCAAGAATTGCTTCCGTTCCAACATCGGTCTCGAGTATACCTACGACACGCGCGTCGACATGCCGTTTGCCAGTGCCGGGTCCCTGCGATCGGTCACCATGGACTTCAGCGGCGGGCCGTTGGGCGGTACCGTGAACTTCCAGCGCATTACGGGGGAGTTCCGCGCCTATGCGCCGTTGGCTGAAATCGGTGGCAAGGGCGGGGCAGCCGGTCAGCCGATCAAGTTCGTGATGGGTCTGACGGCCCGTACGGGCGCCCTGTTTGGCAATTCCGGACCGTTCTTCTTCCAGCAGCAGTTCTCCGTTGGCGGTGTCCAGTTTGGCCAGCAGCTCCGCGGATATCAGGAATTCTCGATCACGCCGAACGGGTTCAACCCGACGACCGATCAGTATCGGTCTGACCCCAACTCATTCGGCAATGCGTTTCTCACCGTGACCGGTGAGATTGGCATGCGGTTCAACCAGATGTTCTACGTCAACGCGTTCACGGATGCCGGCAACAACTGGGCGTCAGCGCGACAGATCAACCCGACCCGTCTGTTCCGTTCTGCGGGTGTCGGGGTATCCACTGTAACGCCGCTCGGCCCACTCGGGCTCGACCTGGCGTACGGCTTCGACCGCGTGGCGATCGATCCCGTAACCCTCCGCGCGAAGCCGGACCCGCGGTGGCAGTTCCATTTCCGGCTTGGCCAGCTCTTCTAGAGGATTTCTGATGCGTCTACCCGTTTTCGTCGGCGCGTGTGCGCTGCTCCTTGGCGCCCCGTCACTCGCGTCTGCGCAGGGCGCCGCGCAGAAGTTCGCGTTCATCAACTCGCAGGCCATCCTGCAATCCGCGCCAGGCGCGGTCGAAGCCCAGATGCAACTGCAGAAGGAGCTGGAGAGCATGCGCGCACAAGTCGCCAAGCTCACCGATTCCCTGACCGCCATGGATGAGCAGTACAAGAAAGAGGAGGTCGCGCTCTCGCCGATCGCCAAGGAAGCCCGCCTGAAATCACTGCGTGAGAAGCAGACGGAATTCCAGGAGCGCGTGCAGAAGCTCAACGATCAGGCGCAGCAGCGCGAGGGCGAGCTGATGCAACCGGTGCTGGAGAGCGTGCGAAAAGTGCTTGACGAGATCCGCGCCGATGGCGGCTACTCGTTCATCTTCGATGTGGCGGCTGGCTCGTTCATCGTCTCGGCGGACAAAAACCTCGACATCACTGATCGCGTGATTTCCAAGTTGAAACTGTCGGCGCCCAAGGCTCCGGCGAAACCCGCGGCAGGTCCCGCCGCGGCGCCGGCCGGCATCCAGACCAAGAAGCCGCCGACGGAGTGACTCGCGCGGTGGCTCCCGCTTTCGTTGACGGCGGTGATGGGCCGCGGCCCATCACCGCCGCTGCCGTTGCAGCGCAGATCGGTGGTCGCCTCATAGGCGACCCGAACGTTGTCGTATACGGTGTGGCCCCGCTGGATCGTGCCGAGTCCGGTGATCTCAGCTTTTTGGCACATGCCCGGTACGCGTCGTGGTTTGAGCATACGCGCGCCGGGATCGTGCTGATATCACCCGCGTTGGCCGATCTCCCGGGGGTTCCGGGCGCGCGCATCGTGGTCGAGAAACCGACCGACGCCATGGTGTCGCTGTTGGCGCGTTTCCACCGGGGCGAACCACGGCTGGCGGGTATCCATCCAACGGCAGTGGTTGCCGCGTCCGCGCGTGTGGCGGATGGCGTAACGATCGATGCGCATGCCGTGGTGCAGGACGGCGCGGTGATCGGCGCCAACAGCTGGATCGGCGCAACGGCAGTCATTGGCGCCGGATGCACGCTTGGTCGCGATGTGCGGGTTCACCCGGGTGCAGTGCTGTATCCGTATGTCGATGTGGGTGATCGCGTCGTGCTTCACGCGGGGTCGCGTGTTGGG
This genomic window from Gemmatimonadaceae bacterium contains:
- the lpxD gene encoding UDP-3-O-(3-hydroxymyristoyl)glucosamine N-acyltransferase; amino-acid sequence: MAPAFVDGGDGPRPITAAAVAAQIGGRLIGDPNVVVYGVAPLDRAESGDLSFLAHARYASWFEHTRAGIVLISPALADLPGVPGARIVVEKPTDAMVSLLARFHRGEPRLAGIHPTAVVAASARVADGVTIDAHAVVQDGAVIGANSWIGATAVIGAGCTLGRDVRVHPGAVLYPYVDVGDRVVLHAGSRVGREGFGFIPGATGPVRIPHVGRCVLEADVEIGANSCVDRGSVDDTIIGAGTKIDNLVQVAHNVRIGRMCFLASQVGLSGSTRIEDGVQIGGQVGTRGHQTIGTGATIAARSGVFGDVPAGELWSGYPARPHKEQMRSLAALARLAKIMRPLEKLLEREDVR
- a CDS encoding OmpH family outer membrane protein, producing MRLPVFVGACALLLGAPSLASAQGAAQKFAFINSQAILQSAPGAVEAQMQLQKELESMRAQVAKLTDSLTAMDEQYKKEEVALSPIAKEARLKSLREKQTEFQERVQKLNDQAQQREGELMQPVLESVRKVLDEIRADGGYSFIFDVAAGSFIVSADKNLDITDRVISKLKLSAPKAPAKPAAGPAAAPAGIQTKKPPTE
- a CDS encoding ATP-dependent Clp protease ATP-binding subunit, with amino-acid sequence MNGYNFTERVRKVLAMAREEAARLHHEYVGTEHILLGLIREGEGVAAAVLQNLNVDLDDVTQKIEETVKKGKAAQATGPDLPYTSRAKKVLELAMAEARDLSHSYVGTEHLLLGLLREEKGIAAQVLTDAGVNLEAARAETLRLLGTDVPQTGASAAPEKSGAVPPSAAPAKGEKKSKTPALDHFCRDLTQLAAEGQLDPTIGRAKEIERVMEVLTRRKKNNPVLIGEPGVGKTAIVEGLAQLIANGDCPDSLREHRVLSLDMAAVIAGTKYRGQFEERLKAVMNEIAQNKQVILFIDELHTLVGAGAAEGAIDASNMLKPALARGELQCVGASTLNEYRKYIEKDGALERRFQTVVVDPPSIDETVQILQGLRKKYEDHHRVNIPDETLLAAAKLSERYITDRFLPDKAIDVIDEAGARARLAAQVPPLEVAALKEQLEGINAEKEAAVRDQNFERAASLRDSEREVQAEIRRTQEEWEQRRQSHRPTLGEEEIAFIVSRWTGIPVTRLQEAETSRLLRMEDELHRSVVGQDEAIKALSRSIRRSRAGLKDPRRPIGSFIFSGPTGVGKTELARSLAKFLFADASALIRVDMSEYMEKFSVSRLIGAPPGYVGYEDSGSLTKAVRRKPYSVVLLDEIEKAHPDVFNILLQVLDEGHLTDNYGRVIDFKNTVVIMTSNVGAKDITKGKSLGFAGSDSRGDFERISEKVKEEMGRVFNPEFLNRLDDVIVFHPLGKEHIAQIVSIVFAEVQKRLADEELTIRLTDATTAFLVDHGHDEHFGARPLKRAIQRYIEDPLSEKILTAEFAKGDEIEVDVSSTEKDKLEFRVLSPTPQA
- the bamA gene encoding outer membrane protein assembly factor BamA, with translation MAAVLAMAVLSRPVSAQDVIGRCTTPDSIAIRGNSRIADQKIRTEAGLSVGSDLNFPTIQRAIKALYALNEFDDVEVRCDLESVPGKSLVVVSVTERLLLGDLKVSGPKNVSERSVREKVDLLIGRPIDPLQVARARARIDSLYEAAGYYLARVSIDSTVMGDGRIAIAYRIDEGRRLAISGIDVLGNARVRDGTIVGAMKTRPEGFWWFRKGEYNDDKYVGDLGERIPALYSRLGYVDMRITKDTLVVDRDRGKGLVEITVDEGPRYRIGSFEIAGNRRFSTEELKRLYPFEGNDPTLTQRVKGLIKREAAAPEGIFDQKKWDDAVEKVNTEYRNYGYLYARINPVVERRMGADSVPEVNLRWEIDEKNPAIVNRIEIVGNDYTVDDCIRRQINLVPGGVFNQQVLVRSYQSISNLNFFEAPMAFPDYRPINDQGDVDIIFRVKEKRTGSINFGASMGQGGVGFGGFIGVEQPNLFGLCKKGQLNWQYGRYYNDFTATYSDPALRGSRVSGALSAYRTQSRFIVGNLGQNIRTGSQLRFGLPVPWSLFSTFAVSYNGESATFTSGTVQNGCTKNCFRSNIGLEYTYDTRVDMPFASAGSLRSVTMDFSGGPLGGTVNFQRITGEFRAYAPLAEIGGKGGAAGQPIKFVMGLTARTGALFGNSGPFFFQQQFSVGGVQFGQQLRGYQEFSITPNGFNPTTDQYRSDPNSFGNAFLTVTGEIGMRFNQMFYVNAFTDAGNNWASARQINPTRLFRSAGVGVSTVTPLGPLGLDLAYGFDRVAIDPVTLRAKPDPRWQFHFRLGQLF